Within the Pseudomonas putida genome, the region CCAGTGGCATCGATGGAGCGGGCTCGGCACCTACAGTTGCGGGGGCAGTTCCGGTTGGCGCGCCTGGGCGGCTTGGGATTCCCTATTGTTTCCGTGGTGGAAACCGGCGGCCCGCATGGTAGACCATCAGGCAGCCGGTGAAAACGCTGAATCAGAAGTACTTGAGCCAGGTGATGTCGCGGCGGCGCGCCTTGAGCCTGGCAAACCAGTGCACCGGCAGGTACAGCGCCACGGCCAGCAGTACAGCGCCCAGCCACACAGCGCCCATGCCGTCGAGCCCGAAGTAATCGCCGTGATTGCGGCCGAACAGGGCGACGCTGGCCAGGTACAGCAGTTTCAGCACGTACAGGTGCAGCAGGTAGAAGAACATCGGCGCCGCGCCGAACACCGCCAGGGCACCGATCCAGCGTGTTTGCCCTGCACGTTCGAAGGCGCGCAGCAGCAGCAGGCCGCAGCCCAGGGTCAGCGCCAGGAACAGCAGCGAGGGCGGATATTTGGTGATGTTGAAGAAACTCATCACGGTCTGGGTAAGCGTCGGGTAGCCGCTCCACGGCGCCTCGCCGTAGCCATTGAGCATGCGCAGCACCATGAAGCCGAGCAGGGCGATGACCCCTGCCAGCAGCAGGCGGTACTGACGCTGGCCGGCATCGCTGCCACGGGCGAACCATGGGCCCAGGCCATAGCCCAAGGCAATCACGCCGATCCACGGCAGTACCGGGTAGGAGGTACGCAGGCGCAGGCTGTCAGAGAGTTCCAGCCAGCCACGGTCATGCAGGATCGCCCACGGCACATGCAGCGCCGACTCGGTGGCAAAGTGCAGGCCGTCGAGCAGGTTGTGGCCGGCGATGATCACTGCGCCCAGCACAATCAGCGCCGGGCGTGGCAGCCACACCAGCAGCGACAGGGCGATCATGCTTACCCCGATGGCCCAGATCACCTGCAGGTAGATGACACTGGGGGGCAGCTGGAAGGTCCAGGCGAAGTTCACCAGGGTGAGCTCCAGCACCACCAGGAACAGACCGCGCTTGAACAGGAACGCCGAGACATCGCTGCGGCCCTGATACTTCTCGCCGTACAGCCAGGCCGACAGGCCGGTCAGCAGTACGAACACCGGGGCGCACAGGTGGGCCAGGGTGCGGCTGAAGAACAGCGACGGGTCGGTGGTGTCGATGCTCATCGGGTCGCTGACCTGGTGGTGCAGGAAGAAGGTTTCGCGAACGTGGTCGAGCAGCATGAACAGGATCACCAGACCGCGCAGGGCATCAATGCTCTGCAGGCGCTGGGTGAGCAGGGTTGGGGTGGCGGCGGAGCTTGTCATGGAGGTGTCGCAGGCAGGTTGTATGTCAAATGAAATGTTATTTTCTAACATTTTTACCTGCGCAAGGTAGTGCTTTTTTGCAGTGGCTGTGCAGCCCTCATCGCCGGTAAGCGGCTCCCACCGCGACCGCGCAGTTCTTCAAGCCTGCGCTTACCTGTGCAAGCAACGGTCTTGCCCAATTTCCAAAAGCCGGCGCAATCCAGGTGGGAGCCGGGCTTGCCGGCGATGGGCCGCACAGCGGCCCCAGATGCTCGCTGCTCCCGTCGAGCGCGCTGGGGCTATTACAGCTCCGCTAAAGACGCTGCGGGTCAGCGCCTGGCACCTGGAACGCGCATGCGAGGATTGGTCACGATGCGCGTCAATCATCCATCTACCGCTGTCCTCAGTGCGCGCCGGCCGACTTGCTCAGGTCGCTTTGCGCCCATTGGGTGTAGATGCAGGCATCTGCAACCGCCCAGCGGACCTTCACGGTATCGCCAGGCTGCATGGACATCCCCGCAGCCGAGAGAGCTTTCACGGTCAGTTCGGTACCGCCTGGGGTCATCACATGGCAGGTCTGGCTTTCGCCGAGGAACAGCACTTCGCCGACCTTGGCAATCACTTCGTTCCAGCCCGCTGGCAACGGTTGGCGTGCCGCTTGCTCGGCGGTGAGTGCCAGGGCCTTTTCCGGGCGTACCATGATCAATGCATCTTGCCCCGCCGCCAGGCCAGGCGTCAGGCGGATCGCCACCGGCTGGCCTTCGAAGCTGCCAGCGCCGTTGCTGGTGGCCGTGATGCGCAGGAAGTTGGAGTTGCCCAGGAACGACGCGACAAAGGCGTTGGGTGGATTCTGGTAGAGGTCATAACCGGTGCCCAGGCCGACGATCTTGCCGTGGCTGAAGATGGCGATGCGCTGGGACAGACGCATGGCTTCTTCCTGGTCGTGGGTGACGTAGACGATGGTGATGCCCAGCCTGCGGTGCAGCTGGCGCAGTTCATCCTGCAGGTCTTCGCGCAGTTTCTTGTCCAGTGCGCCCAGGGGCTCGTCCATCAGCAGGATACGAGGTTCGTATACCAAGGCGCGGGCAATCGCCACCCGCTGTTGCTGGCCGCCCGACATCTGCGAAGGCTTGCGATGGGCGAACGCCTCCAGTTGCACCAGCTTGAGCATGGCATCGACCCGCTTCTTGGTTTCGGCAGCGCTGAGCTTGCGGATGGCCAAGGGGAAAGCGATGTTGTCACGCACATTCAGGTGCGGGAACAGCGAGTAGCGCTGGAACACCATGCCGATGTCGCGCTTGTGTGGTGGCACATTCACCAGCGACTGCCCCTCGACCAGAATCTCGCCGCTGCTGGGCGTCTCGAACCCGGCCAGCATCGACAGCGTGGTGGACTTGCCCGAGCCGCTGGAGCCGAGGAAGGTGAGGAACTCGCCGTCCTGGATTTCCAGGTCCAGATTATCCACTGCGGTGAAGTCACCGTAATGCTTGTTCAGGCCGCGCAGGCTGACCAGGGTCTTGTTGTGCGCGTTGTCTTTGATCACTGCACTCATTGTTGTTTTCTCCGGGCGCTCAGGCGTTCGTTTCGGTGCGCCGGCGCAAGGCGGCGGCAATGACCATGACCAACAGCGACAGGCCGATCAGCAGCGTCGAGGCGACGGCGATCACCGGGCTCAGGTCCTGGCGCAGGGTGGTCCACATCTTGACGGGCAAGGTTTGCAGGTCGGGGCTGGCCATCATCACGCTCAGTACCACCTCGTCCCACGAGACCAGGAAAGCGAACAGCCCGCCGGCGATCATCCCGGGG harbors:
- a CDS encoding DUF1624 domain-containing protein — its product is MTSSAATPTLLTQRLQSIDALRGLVILFMLLDHVRETFFLHHQVSDPMSIDTTDPSLFFSRTLAHLCAPVFVLLTGLSAWLYGEKYQGRSDVSAFLFKRGLFLVVLELTLVNFAWTFQLPPSVIYLQVIWAIGVSMIALSLLVWLPRPALIVLGAVIIAGHNLLDGLHFATESALHVPWAILHDRGWLELSDSLRLRTSYPVLPWIGVIALGYGLGPWFARGSDAGQRQYRLLLAGVIALLGFMVLRMLNGYGEAPWSGYPTLTQTVMSFFNITKYPPSLLFLALTLGCGLLLLRAFERAGQTRWIGALAVFGAAPMFFYLLHLYVLKLLYLASVALFGRNHGDYFGLDGMGAVWLGAVLLAVALYLPVHWFARLKARRRDITWLKYF
- a CDS encoding ABC transporter ATP-binding protein — its product is MSAVIKDNAHNKTLVSLRGLNKHYGDFTAVDNLDLEIQDGEFLTFLGSSGSGKSTTLSMLAGFETPSSGEILVEGQSLVNVPPHKRDIGMVFQRYSLFPHLNVRDNIAFPLAIRKLSAAETKKRVDAMLKLVQLEAFAHRKPSQMSGGQQQRVAIARALVYEPRILLMDEPLGALDKKLREDLQDELRQLHRRLGITIVYVTHDQEEAMRLSQRIAIFSHGKIVGLGTGYDLYQNPPNAFVASFLGNSNFLRITATSNGAGSFEGQPVAIRLTPGLAAGQDALIMVRPEKALALTAEQAARQPLPAGWNEVIAKVGEVLFLGESQTCHVMTPGGTELTVKALSAAGMSMQPGDTVKVRWAVADACIYTQWAQSDLSKSAGAH